A window from Chloroflexota bacterium encodes these proteins:
- a CDS encoding extracellular solute-binding protein, whose translation MRISHMTRRSLLASGATIGALGLLAACGQVETQTGEMDGDQPKAAEPAAEAGPKTEEVKLSVQDGGRWQPWAEGILNERFQAKYPNGEVVFTPRTGGQAHTFVELSVGLAAGQMPDLFKMGQAIAPSIYMAGLSVPLNPYFATWGMEPDFLPSTLDTVRVKGQLQGMPMMAANRSYWLRDDHMSEAGLTPPTAWTMDDQADFATTMTKWKVLGKEVERYGFSPGNLGRDPEEAELNGIVESNGVQWVTNGKASGFVNSPEAIAGLEFQLRRKRGFNPHGSSYVGPEFSGYGAGFAGGYVSMIWGNAAIGRRVATDAPENVDEIYVAPEPMGDQRAVSLSFNDWLGMGAATKNPDVTWDLLLTVHEDDVLIAYDELTFFLPPRVSVAAKAPYVQENAFLSGLLNNLQSVGLGRQPIPGWDRMRPIILEELAKAGAGELDARDALDNVAARWDVVLQEPAIQEFYNE comes from the coding sequence ATGCGAATTTCGCACATGACTCGACGTAGTTTGCTGGCTTCCGGCGCTACGATTGGCGCACTTGGCTTGCTGGCAGCCTGCGGACAAGTAGAGACACAGACCGGCGAGATGGACGGCGACCAGCCGAAGGCTGCGGAGCCGGCTGCGGAAGCAGGGCCAAAGACAGAGGAAGTCAAGCTTAGCGTGCAGGACGGCGGCCGCTGGCAGCCATGGGCGGAAGGCATCCTGAACGAACGCTTTCAAGCGAAGTATCCCAACGGCGAAGTGGTCTTTACGCCCCGTACGGGGGGACAAGCCCATACCTTTGTGGAACTTTCGGTTGGCTTGGCCGCCGGCCAGATGCCCGATCTCTTCAAGATGGGGCAGGCAATTGCGCCTTCAATCTACATGGCGGGGCTGTCAGTACCGCTCAACCCCTACTTTGCCACCTGGGGCATGGAGCCGGACTTCCTGCCCAGCACGCTGGATACCGTTCGCGTCAAAGGGCAATTGCAGGGCATGCCCATGATGGCGGCCAATCGCTCGTACTGGCTCCGAGATGACCACATGTCCGAGGCCGGTTTGACGCCGCCAACCGCGTGGACCATGGATGATCAGGCCGATTTTGCCACCACCATGACAAAGTGGAAAGTATTGGGTAAAGAAGTCGAGCGCTATGGGTTCAGCCCTGGCAATCTCGGTCGTGATCCCGAGGAAGCCGAATTGAACGGCATTGTCGAGTCGAACGGCGTGCAATGGGTCACCAATGGTAAGGCATCCGGGTTCGTCAACAGCCCTGAAGCTATCGCGGGACTGGAATTCCAATTGCGCCGCAAGCGGGGCTTCAATCCTCATGGCTCGTCCTACGTCGGGCCGGAATTCAGTGGCTACGGTGCGGGCTTTGCCGGCGGCTATGTCTCCATGATTTGGGGTAACGCCGCCATCGGCCGCCGCGTTGCAACAGATGCCCCGGAAAACGTCGACGAAATCTACGTCGCGCCGGAGCCCATGGGCGACCAGCGGGCCGTCAGCCTTTCCTTCAACGACTGGCTGGGTATGGGCGCCGCCACCAAGAACCCAGACGTCACATGGGATCTCTTGCTCACGGTACATGAAGACGACGTGCTCATCGCCTATGACGAGTTGACGTTCTTCTTGCCGCCGCGTGTGTCGGTGGCTGCCAAGGCTCCCTACGTGCAGGAAAACGCTTTCTTGTCCGGCTTGTTGAACAATCTGCAGAGTGTAGGTCTTGGTCGCCAGCCAATCCCAGGTTGGGATAGAATGCGCCCCATCATTTTGGAAGAGTTGGCGAAAGCCGGCGCTGGTGAACTCGACGCCCGTGACGCGCTCGATAACGTTGCCGCTCGTTGGGACGTCGTGCTCCAAGAGCCGGCCATCCAGGAATTCTACAACGAGTAA
- a CDS encoding iron-containing alcohol dehydrogenase: MAVHAFQVSTQVLSGTGTIAEIGPALAAQNHTCVLVVTDQGIVNAGLLAPVTQSLQDAGIAHAIFAEVQADPEESIVEAVVLAYQEAGCDGLLAVGGGSSLDVAKAAGVVVSNGGAVADYEGFDAFENDLPPLYAVPTTVGTGSEVTFAAVITLPSQQFKMSILSTRLAPRIAFLDPAMLTTLPPHVVAHSGMDALTHAVEGMTSPLSTPFTNAFNLHAIHLISRNLRAAVANSGDMAAIGEMQAAACIAGIGFAHSRLGIVHAMAHPVGAYHHLPHGLSNALLLPHCLDFNRIGCEPQLAAVAREFDATFPGQTEREAALAAIDAIRDLESDIGIPASMGETGVTDEHFDAIVKDTFRSRNVGINPRKVTEDDILQILYKAL; the protein is encoded by the coding sequence ATGGCGGTTCACGCCTTTCAAGTGTCTACCCAGGTGCTCAGCGGCACTGGGACCATAGCAGAGATTGGCCCCGCGCTTGCGGCGCAAAATCACACGTGTGTTCTCGTCGTCACGGACCAAGGCATCGTAAACGCCGGCTTGCTCGCTCCGGTTACCCAATCGCTGCAAGATGCCGGGATAGCACATGCAATCTTCGCTGAGGTGCAAGCCGACCCGGAAGAGAGCATCGTGGAGGCCGTAGTTTTAGCCTATCAAGAGGCCGGCTGTGACGGTCTGCTGGCAGTCGGTGGCGGCAGTTCGTTGGACGTGGCCAAGGCCGCTGGTGTCGTAGTCTCTAATGGCGGCGCGGTGGCCGATTACGAGGGCTTTGACGCATTTGAGAACGACCTGCCGCCGCTCTACGCTGTGCCAACCACTGTAGGGACCGGCTCCGAGGTCACGTTTGCCGCAGTGATTACCCTACCCAGCCAGCAGTTCAAGATGTCCATCCTGAGCACGCGTCTGGCGCCCCGCATAGCCTTTCTCGATCCCGCCATGCTGACCACGTTGCCGCCTCATGTCGTGGCGCATTCGGGCATGGATGCCCTGACCCACGCGGTGGAGGGCATGACGTCGCCGCTTTCGACTCCCTTTACCAATGCCTTCAATCTCCACGCGATTCATCTAATCAGCCGGAACCTCCGCGCCGCGGTTGCCAACAGCGGCGACATGGCTGCCATTGGCGAGATGCAGGCGGCTGCCTGCATCGCAGGCATAGGCTTTGCCCACTCACGACTTGGCATCGTCCACGCCATGGCCCATCCCGTCGGCGCGTACCATCACCTGCCGCACGGGCTGAGCAATGCGCTCCTGCTCCCCCACTGCCTCGACTTCAACCGCATTGGCTGTGAACCGCAATTGGCGGCAGTGGCCCGCGAATTCGATGCGACCTTTCCCGGTCAAACCGAACGAGAAGCCGCACTCGCGGCTATCGACGCGATCAGAGATTTGGAGTCCGACATTGGCATTCCTGCATCGATGGGTGAAACGGGTGTAACCGACGAGCACTTCGATGCCATTGTCAAGGACACCTTCCGCAGCCGCAACGTCGGCATCAATCCACGCAAAGTGACCGAAGATGACATCCTACAGATTCTCTACAAGGCGCTGTAG
- a CDS encoding ABC transporter permease yields the protein MQLHAAWTSLKHFWQNYVHLSAVIILEFRQWLTMILSISVLLNLGMVFAFSFISGSREPELGRYFVSGAAVMSLVTLGIMMVAQDMAQSRRNGAILYYASLPISKTAFILAVVTGNGMAAIPGMIITLLVGSWYFGFPLAFNPLIFAVVPLSAISLAGVGAAIGLGIPNWRVAGLVAQATMFFIMFFAPVMIPFDRLPAILQYTGMVLPPTYAAQAFRAALQPEITATLLRDLAILAVFGLGSLAIVARSLKWRLE from the coding sequence ATGCAACTACATGCGGCGTGGACGAGCCTGAAGCACTTCTGGCAAAACTACGTTCATTTGTCTGCCGTGATCATATTGGAATTTCGGCAGTGGCTGACGATGATTCTCTCTATTTCAGTACTGCTCAATCTTGGTATGGTCTTTGCATTTTCATTTATCTCCGGATCGCGGGAACCGGAGTTAGGCCGGTACTTTGTATCAGGCGCAGCCGTTATGTCGCTGGTCACGCTAGGGATCATGATGGTGGCCCAAGACATGGCCCAATCAAGGCGCAACGGCGCCATTCTTTACTACGCTTCGCTGCCCATCAGCAAGACGGCCTTCATCTTGGCGGTGGTCACCGGCAACGGCATGGCCGCCATTCCCGGCATGATAATTACGCTGCTGGTGGGTAGCTGGTATTTTGGCTTTCCGCTGGCATTCAACCCGCTCATATTCGCTGTCGTACCGCTCAGCGCCATTTCGCTCGCGGGCGTGGGTGCCGCGATCGGCCTGGGAATCCCCAACTGGCGCGTCGCAGGCCTTGTGGCGCAAGCAACGATGTTCTTCATCATGTTCTTTGCGCCGGTAATGATTCCCTTCGACCGCCTTCCCGCCATCCTGCAGTACACCGGCATGGTCTTGCCGCCAACCTACGCCGCCCAGGCCTTTCGCGCCGCCCTGCAGCCGGAAATCACTGCCACCTTGCTGAGAGACTTGGCAATCTTGGCAGTCTTCGGCTTGGGCTCGTTGGCTATCGTCGCACGCTCTCTCAAGTGGCGGCTTGAATAG
- a CDS encoding ABC transporter ATP-binding protein: protein MKTPGLAVEATELTKVYRNGVLANDRLDVAVPRGQVYGLLGPNGAGKSTFVQQVMGLVRPTSGNVWVFGVDAEQDPERVKRMIGYLPQTSFAMRDLLGEEAIYFTGRLKGLPHKEALRQRDVYIEQFEVDEIRRKPINQLSGGMQRMTGFIMALLGSPPLLVLDEPTNDLDPLRRRAVWDAIRRAVVYDGAACLLVTHNVLEAERVVDKVALIDEGRVLAEGTPGAMKGRLGDTIRLELWLRDGAALSRAQEEKLSTLGALHLPRPQHVLLRVPQARVGQTIDQVLAEIGADAVEDFRLATASLEDVYVEVVGRSLEDTEGEEPAEVSEPDPVGAERL, encoded by the coding sequence TTGAAAACCCCTGGACTTGCTGTCGAGGCAACGGAACTGACCAAAGTTTACCGCAATGGCGTGCTGGCAAATGACCGACTGGACGTTGCCGTGCCTCGCGGCCAAGTTTACGGCTTGCTCGGCCCAAACGGCGCAGGCAAGAGCACATTCGTCCAGCAGGTCATGGGTCTCGTTCGGCCTACCTCGGGGAACGTCTGGGTATTTGGCGTAGACGCGGAGCAGGATCCTGAGCGCGTCAAGCGCATGATTGGCTATTTGCCGCAGACGTCGTTTGCAATGCGCGACTTGCTGGGGGAAGAAGCCATTTATTTTACCGGACGTCTCAAGGGTCTCCCGCACAAGGAGGCACTTCGCCAGCGAGACGTGTATATCGAGCAGTTTGAGGTCGATGAAATCCGGCGCAAGCCGATAAACCAGCTCTCAGGCGGCATGCAACGCATGACGGGCTTCATCATGGCCCTGCTTGGCAGCCCGCCGCTGCTGGTGCTCGACGAACCGACGAACGATCTCGATCCGTTGCGGCGTCGGGCAGTTTGGGATGCTATCCGCCGGGCAGTAGTCTATGATGGCGCCGCCTGTCTCTTGGTAACGCATAACGTGCTCGAAGCCGAGCGGGTAGTGGACAAGGTTGCCCTAATCGACGAAGGTCGCGTACTCGCCGAGGGTACGCCCGGCGCAATGAAGGGCCGCCTGGGCGATACAATCCGACTCGAACTCTGGCTGCGGGACGGCGCTGCGCTCTCTCGAGCCCAGGAAGAAAAACTGAGCACTCTCGGCGCGCTGCATCTCCCCCGACCGCAGCACGTACTCTTGCGGGTGCCGCAAGCGCGGGTAGGGCAGACCATAGACCAGGTCTTGGCTGAAATCGGCGCCGATGCGGTGGAGGACTTTCGCTTGGCAACGGCTTCTCTCGAGGACGTCTACGTAGAGGTTGTCGGTCGATCCCTGGAAGACACGGAGGGTGAAGAACCGGCAGAAGTGTCCGAGCCGGACCCTGTGGGCGCTGAACGGTTGTAG
- a CDS encoding sulfite oxidase, with product MMQSVSELPDWLTSLARERGVDRRTLLHLLGTGGLAAVLMACAEIRVPADAEHAPEESTRSIEGSSNAASDKPAAYFKETAPFLRHGENGLESRLENMQGFITPSRLFFVRNNSASIDVNVDGWRLSVEGDAVTRPREFSFKDIQRLPSRTVISYLECAGNQRAMFDLVMGQAAQGTQWMTGAVGNGVWTGVSLGNVLELAGVTSDAVSVLLIGLDTESPEEGWRRALPIEKARDPDTLLAYGLNGEDLPQDHGYPLRALVPGWVGSASVKWLSRIVVSASQFWTRNNTTSYVLIGDAYPGEGEALGKVLTTQVIKSALALPWPAELDAGPHRLHGYAHSPFGAIARVDWSVDAGATWNETRVLEPQIQHSWARFEFAWDAQAGAHTLMTRATDTAGNTQPDKTPFNEKGYLFNQPLPHPISVK from the coding sequence ATGATGCAATCAGTTTCTGAACTGCCGGATTGGCTTACTTCACTGGCCCGGGAACGAGGCGTCGACCGCCGTACGCTCCTGCATCTGTTGGGAACCGGAGGACTGGCAGCGGTCCTCATGGCGTGCGCTGAGATTCGCGTCCCCGCTGACGCTGAGCACGCGCCGGAAGAGTCTACACGTTCAATAGAGGGTTCATCCAACGCAGCTTCGGACAAACCAGCGGCCTATTTCAAAGAAACAGCGCCCTTTCTCAGGCATGGGGAGAATGGCTTGGAGTCCCGCCTGGAGAACATGCAGGGATTCATAACACCAAGCCGCCTATTCTTCGTACGCAACAACTCTGCCAGTATCGACGTCAACGTTGACGGCTGGCGGCTCTCCGTAGAAGGCGATGCGGTGACCCGCCCACGGGAATTCTCTTTCAAAGACATCCAGCGCCTGCCCAGTAGGACGGTGATTTCCTATCTCGAGTGCGCCGGTAACCAGCGGGCAATGTTCGATCTGGTGATGGGACAGGCGGCCCAGGGCACCCAATGGATGACCGGCGCCGTAGGGAACGGCGTTTGGACCGGTGTTTCCCTGGGGAACGTGCTTGAGTTGGCGGGGGTCACGTCAGACGCAGTCAGTGTGCTGCTCATCGGTCTGGACACTGAGTCGCCGGAGGAAGGCTGGCGCCGTGCCCTGCCAATTGAGAAGGCTCGGGACCCCGACACTCTGCTGGCCTACGGTTTGAACGGTGAAGACTTGCCCCAGGACCACGGTTATCCGCTGCGGGCGCTCGTGCCCGGTTGGGTGGGAAGTGCCAGCGTCAAGTGGCTGAGCCGCATTGTAGTCTCTGCTAGCCAATTCTGGACGCGTAACAACACGACCTCCTACGTGCTCATAGGCGACGCGTATCCAGGTGAGGGAGAAGCGCTGGGCAAAGTGCTCACCACCCAGGTGATCAAGAGCGCACTGGCGCTCCCGTGGCCTGCTGAATTGGACGCAGGGCCGCACCGTTTGCACGGGTACGCGCACTCGCCGTTTGGCGCGATAGCACGCGTGGACTGGAGTGTCGATGCCGGCGCAACCTGGAATGAGACCAGGGTACTTGAACCGCAGATCCAGCACTCTTGGGCGCGTTTCGAATTCGCCTGGGATGCGCAGGCAGGAGCGCACACCCTCATGACCCGGGCGACGGACACGGCCGGGAATACCCAGCCTGACAAGACTCCCTTCAATGAGAAGGGCTATCTCTTCAACCAACCGCTGCCCCATCCGATTTCGGTCAAGTAA